The sequence below is a genomic window from Cumulibacter manganitolerans.
CCGGCTCGTGCTCGGCAACGGCGACGTGCGCATCTACTACGCGATGTCCTCCATCCCGTCGCCGGTCTACCGCAACAGCGTCGGCGACGAGCTCGTCTACATCGAGGCCGGGTCCGGCCGGCTCGAGACCGTCTTCGGCGAGATCGACTACCGGACCGGGGACTACATCGTCATCCCGCGGGCCACGAACCATCGTTACGTCCCGGCCGAGCGGACCCGGTTCTACATCATGGAGGCCAACAGCCATATCGTTCCGGCGCACCGGTACCTCTCGAAGTACGGGCAGCTGCTGGAGCACTCGCCGTTCTGCGAGCGGGACCTCACCGGTCCCAGCGAGACGCTGCTGAAGGACGAGGAGAACGTCGAGATCTACGTCAAGCACCGCACCGCCGACGGCATCGTCGGCACGGTGTTCACGACGCCGTACAGCCCCTTCGACGTCGTGGGGTGGGACGGCTGCCTGTACCCGTACACCTTCAATATCAGCGACTACGAGCCGATCACCGGTCGGGTGCACCAGCCGCCGCCGGCCCACCAGGTCTTCGAGGGCGCCAACTTCGTGGTGTGCAACTTCGTGCCGCGCAAGGTCGACTACCACCCGCTGTCGATCCCGGTCCCGTACTACCACTCCAACGTCGACTCCGACGAGGTCATGTTCTACTGCGGCGGCAACTACGAGGCACGCAAGGGATCCGGCATCGGCAACGGCTCGATCTCGCTGCACCCGGGCGGGCACGCGCACGGACCGCAGCCCGGCGCCTACGAGCGGTCGATCGGCGCGGAGTACTTCGACGAGCTCGCGGTCATGGTCGACACGTTCCGGCCGCTGGAGATCGGCGAGGCGGGCCTGGCCGCCGACGACGAGAGCTACGCCTGGAGCTGGTCGACGAACGCCGGCGCGTGACCCCGGGAGAAGAGCGATGACCGACACCCTGCTGCACGGCCTGGTGGACGACGCGGGGCTGTTCCCGCCGACCGCACTGCCGATGCGCGATGCCCTGGCCCGCAATGCGAAGGACCGCGCGGCACGCGACCCCATGCTCACCCAACGGTTCCTGGTGCCGACCGAGCTGCTCGACGAGCTGCTCGGCCTGCTGCCGGAGGGCTCCGGAATCGAGCTGGGACTGATCCACGCCGGATCCGGCGCGGAGCTCCTCGACGCCCTGGCGCGCGCCGAGGGCCGCGTGCGCCACGTCGAGCTGAAGGGCGCCGCGGCGCTGTCCGACGTACCGGACGACCTGCCGGTGTACGTCGAGCCGCTGCGCTTCGACGCCCTGCCCGGGGTGATCGAGGCGGTGCGCTCCGCGGGGCGGATCGGGCCGACCGGCGTGAAGGTCCGGTGCGGCGGCATCCGCGCCGACCTCTTCCCGACCGTCGATCAGCTCGCCGAGGCACTGCGTGCCGTGGTGTCGGCGAGCCTGCCGATGAAGGCGACCGCCGGGCTGCACAGCGCGATCCGCAACACGAACCCCGAGACCGGTTTCGAGCACCACGGCTTCCTGAACCTGCTGACCGCCATCGACGCGGCGCTGTCCGGCGGCGACGTCGCCGCCGTGCTGGCCGAGCGCGACCCAGCCCGGGTCGCCGAGGCGATCCGCGCGATGGACGAGGACCGGCGCCGCGCCGTCCGCCACGTGCTGGTCAGCTACGGCTCGTGCAGCACGTCGTCGCCGGTGCAGCAGGCCGCCCGTCTCGGGTTGCGCCCCTGACCGAGCACGCATCCACCCCTTCCCCTGTGAGGAGCAAGACCTGATGCCCCAGAACGGCTTCGGACTGGCCAATCTGCCGTACGGCGTGTTCAGCACGCCGGACCGATCGCCCCGAGTCGGCGTCCGCTACGGCGACGGCGTGCTGGACCTCGCCGAGGCCTTCGGCGAGACCTACTTCGCGACCGCGACGTTGAACGAGCTCATGGCGCAGGGCCGGCAGGTGTGGGACCGCGAGCGCGCGCGGATCACCCGGCTGCTGTCCGAACGTGCGCCCTCGCTCGTGCCGATCGAGGACGTCACGATGCACCTGCCGATCAAGGTCGCCGACTACGTCGACTTCTACGCGTCGGAGCACCACGCGAGCAACGTCGGCCGGATCTTCCGGCCGGACGCCGAGCCGCTGCTGCCGAACTGGCGGCACCTGCCGGTCGGCTATCACGGCCGCTCGTCGACGATCGTGGTCTCCGGGACCGACATCGTCCGCCCGTCGGGCCAGACGAAGGGGCCGCAGGACGACGCTCCGACGTACGGCCCGTGCCGACGGTTGGATGTCGAGGTCGAGGTCGGCTACATCGTCGGCGTCGGCGCGCCGATGGGCGGTCGCGTGTCCGGCGCCGAGTTCGCCGACCACGTCTTCGGCTGCGTGCTGCTGAATGACTGGTCCGCGCGTGACATCCAGGCGTGGGAGTACGTGCCGCTCGGGCCGCACCTGGGCAAGTCGTTCGCGACGTCGATCAGCCCGTGGGTGGTGCCGCTCGCGGCGCTGGAGCCCGCCCGGACGGGGCCGCCGGCCCGGACCGTCCCGCTGCTTCCCTACCTGCAGGAGGGCGAGGACTGGGCGCTGCGGCTCGAGCTGGAGCTGGAGCTCAACGGCGAGACCGTCAGCCGGCCGCCGTACGACACGATGTACTTCACCGGCGCGCAGATGCTGGCCCACCTCACCGTCAACGGCGCCGCGCTGTCCACCGGCGACCTGTACGGGTCGGGGACGGTCAGCGGCCCCGAGCCTGACCAGCGTGGCTCGTTCCTCGAGCTGTCGTGGGGCGGCACGGAGCCGCTCACGCTGGCCGACGGCAGCCAGCGCACCTTCCTGCAGGACGGCGACACCGCGACGATCCGCGGCACGTTCACCGGCGCCGGCGGCGAGCTGTGCTCCTTCGGAGAGGTGACCGGCCGGATCCTCCCGGCGGCCGGCTGACGGTCTGCGCCGCAGCTCGCGGCGGTGGAGTCAGCCGACTGGCGTCGGGGTCACCGGCTCCGGGCGCGGGGTGGCGGCGAGCGCCGCGGCGCGGCGCCGGGGCACCAGCAACGCGATGCACGCGCCGGCGATGGCCGCGGCGGCGCCCAGGATGAAGCACAGCCGGAAGGCCCACTCCGTCGGGACCGGCGGATAGCCGTCGGCCATCACCACGGTGCTGCCCGAGAGGACGGCGCCCATGACCGCGCCCGAGACCGTCGTGCCGATCGAGCGCATGAGGCTGTTGACGCCGACACCGGAGGCCGCCTCGGACGCCGGGACGTTGTCCATGATCAGCGACGGCATGGCCGCGTAGCCGATGCCGACCCCCGCCGACGCCACGCAGGAGGCGAGCATCAGCTGCCAGGGCGCGTGCATCAGGAACGCCGCGACGACGTACCCGCCGGCGAGCACCACCGCGCCGATGGCGAGGGTGAGCCGCCCGCCGATCCGGTCGAGCAGCCGGGAGGACACCGGCGCGAACAGCATCATCACGATGCCGCCCGGCGCCATCCACAGCCCGGCCTGCAGGATCGATTGCCCCAGCCCGTACCCGGTCGCCGCCGGCATCTCCAGCAGCTGGGGGACGACGATGGCCTGGGCCATCATGCCGAAGCCGATCAGCAACGCGGCGAGGTTGGTCATCAGCACGGGGCGGCGGGCGCTGACCCGGAGGTCGACCAGCGGGTCGTGGTGGCGCACCTCGTACCGCGCCCACAGGGCCAGCACCGCGGCGCCGCCGATGATCGCGCCGAGGGTGCTCGGCTCGCCCCAGCCCCACGACGACCCCTTCGACACGCCCACGAGAAAGGCGACGAGGCCGACGGCGAGGCCGAGCGCACCGACGATGTCGAAGGACGCCGGATGCTCGTCGCGGACGTGCGGGATGACGACCAGCGTCAGCCCCGCGACGATCGCGGCGAGCACCGCCGACAGCCAGAACAGCATGTGCCAGTCGTAGTTCTGCGCGATGAGCGCCGACAGCGGCAGGCCGATCGCGCCGCCGACGCCGAGGGTCGCCGACACGGCGGCGATGGCGGTGGAGGCCAGCCGCGGCGGGGTGACCTCGCGGACGAGGGCGATCGCCACCGGGATGAAGCCCATCGCCAGGCCCTGCAGCACGCGGCCGCCGAGCATCGGCAGCAGGTTGTCGGAGACCGCGCACAGCAGGGACCCCACCACCAGGACCCCGGCCGAGATCACCAGCACCGGCTTCTTGCCGAAGATGTCGGCGAGCCGGCCGGTCACCGGCATGGCGACGCCGCCGGCCAGCAGGGTGGCCGTGACCACCCAGGACGCGTTCGAGGCCGTGGTGCCCAGCAGGGCGGGCAGCTCGGACTGGATGGG
It includes:
- the fahA gene encoding fumarylacetoacetase yields the protein MPQNGFGLANLPYGVFSTPDRSPRVGVRYGDGVLDLAEAFGETYFATATLNELMAQGRQVWDRERARITRLLSERAPSLVPIEDVTMHLPIKVADYVDFYASEHHASNVGRIFRPDAEPLLPNWRHLPVGYHGRSSTIVVSGTDIVRPSGQTKGPQDDAPTYGPCRRLDVEVEVGYIVGVGAPMGGRVSGAEFADHVFGCVLLNDWSARDIQAWEYVPLGPHLGKSFATSISPWVVPLAALEPARTGPPARTVPLLPYLQEGEDWALRLELELELNGETVSRPPYDTMYFTGAQMLAHLTVNGAALSTGDLYGSGTVSGPEPDQRGSFLELSWGGTEPLTLADGSQRTFLQDGDTATIRGTFTGAGGELCSFGEVTGRILPAAG
- a CDS encoding homogentisate 1,2-dioxygenase — translated: MAYYRAVGDIPHKRHTQHRDENGRLYFEELMGEEGFSSDSSLLYHRYIPSTITDARPWELGTHKTMPNHPLKPLHLKLHSLFTDEEADSIDAVRGRRLVLGNGDVRIYYAMSSIPSPVYRNSVGDELVYIEAGSGRLETVFGEIDYRTGDYIVIPRATNHRYVPAERTRFYIMEANSHIVPAHRYLSKYGQLLEHSPFCERDLTGPSETLLKDEENVEIYVKHRTADGIVGTVFTTPYSPFDVVGWDGCLYPYTFNISDYEPITGRVHQPPPAHQVFEGANFVVCNFVPRKVDYHPLSIPVPYYHSNVDSDEVMFYCGGNYEARKGSGIGNGSISLHPGGHAHGPQPGAYERSIGAEYFDELAVMVDTFRPLEIGEAGLAADDESYAWSWSTNAGA
- a CDS encoding MFS transporter, with translation MSTVPGGSVPRTSVPPGLIVAALCFGSLCASLMQSLVIPIQSELPALLGTTASNASWVVTATLLAGGVAMPVTGRLADIFGKKPVLVISAGVLVVGSLLCAVSDNLLPMLGGRVLQGLAMGFIPVAIALVREVTPPRLASTAIAAVSATLGVGGAIGLPLSALIAQNYDWHMLFWLSAVLAAIVAGLTLVVIPHVRDEHPASFDIVGALGLAVGLVAFLVGVSKGSSWGWGEPSTLGAIIGGAAVLALWARYEVRHHDPLVDLRVSARRPVLMTNLAALLIGFGMMAQAIVVPQLLEMPAATGYGLGQSILQAGLWMAPGGIVMMLFAPVSSRLLDRIGGRLTLAIGAVVLAGGYVVAAFLMHAPWQLMLASCVASAGVGIGYAAMPSLIMDNVPASEAASGVGVNSLMRSIGTTVSGAVMGAVLSGSTVVMADGYPPVPTEWAFRLCFILGAAAAIAGACIALLVPRRRAAALAATPRPEPVTPTPVG